The following coding sequences lie in one Novipirellula aureliae genomic window:
- a CDS encoding DegT/DnrJ/EryC1/StrS family aminotransferase gives MSIVPPTADKSIIDKAVADKPIYVTQPSLPPLEDFIPYLEQIWENKILTNNGPFHKQLEQALCDYLGVDHLALFTNGTIALVTALQALRITGEVITTPFSFVATAHSLLWNNIKPVFVDIDPKTCNLDPDRIEEAITPQTTAIMPVHCYGNPCAVERIEELADTYGLKVIYDAAHAFGVKYKGESLLKHGDLSVLSFHATKVFNTFEGGAIICPDAKTKQRIDYLKNFGFADEVTVTAPGINGKMSEVNAAFGLLQLKHIDKALERRREIERAYREALTDAKGISLLPIPDDTIGNASYFPIFVGDDYPLSRDALYQALKDAGINGRRYFYPLISTMPMYRGVLDGKPVSLDKASRVANRVICLPIYPNLCDNEIEVICNCFSNQSGTLVGSNSEER, from the coding sequence ATGAGCATCGTACCCCCTACCGCTGACAAATCGATCATTGACAAAGCAGTCGCTGATAAACCGATCTACGTCACCCAGCCATCGCTACCGCCGTTAGAGGATTTTATTCCTTATCTGGAACAGATTTGGGAAAACAAAATTCTCACCAACAACGGGCCGTTTCACAAACAGCTCGAGCAGGCACTGTGTGACTACCTTGGTGTCGATCACCTTGCCCTATTTACTAACGGCACGATTGCACTCGTCACCGCGCTGCAGGCTTTGCGAATTACTGGTGAAGTCATCACGACACCTTTTTCGTTTGTCGCGACCGCCCACTCGCTGCTGTGGAACAACATTAAACCTGTCTTTGTCGACATCGACCCAAAGACATGCAATCTGGACCCCGACAGAATCGAAGAGGCGATTACGCCACAGACGACCGCGATCATGCCAGTCCATTGTTATGGCAACCCCTGCGCCGTCGAACGCATTGAGGAACTGGCGGATACTTACGGATTAAAAGTCATCTACGATGCCGCCCATGCTTTTGGAGTCAAGTACAAAGGTGAAAGTCTACTCAAGCATGGTGATTTATCCGTCCTCAGTTTCCATGCAACCAAGGTTTTCAATACTTTTGAAGGGGGCGCGATCATATGCCCCGACGCAAAGACGAAACAGCGAATTGATTACCTGAAGAACTTTGGCTTCGCCGACGAAGTCACGGTTACCGCACCAGGTATCAATGGCAAGATGAGTGAAGTCAACGCTGCCTTTGGACTGTTGCAACTAAAACACATCGATAAAGCACTTGAACGCCGGCGTGAGATCGAGAGAGCTTACCGAGAAGCACTGACGGACGCAAAAGGGATTTCGCTACTTCCGATTCCAGATGACACAATCGGCAACGCCTCCTACTTCCCGATCTTCGTTGGAGACGACTACCCACTTAGTCGCGACGCATTGTACCAAGCGTTGAAGGACGCAGGCATCAATGGCAGGCGGTATTTCTATCCATTGATCAGCACGATGCCGATGTACAGAGGGGTACTTGATGGAAAGCCAGTGTCCCTAGACAAAGCTTCCAGAGTTGCAAATCGAGTCATTTGCTTGCCAATCTATCCAAACTTATGCGACAACGAGATAGAAGTGATTTGTAATTGCTTCTCTAATCAAAGCGGAACATTAGTAGGTAGCAATAGTGAAGAACGATGA
- a CDS encoding pyridoxal-phosphate dependent enzyme, with amino-acid sequence MKNDEKFTIGWVNAAEKRTHVPTLLKQFGDILPTPLSERVNLDAYADKLINSADIAIANVNGKNVGCIVLYANDTEDWRSYCPLLSVLPTHQGKGIGSSLTSRAISLARQRGMRSMQLETEVDNRSAQKLYRSFGFNNLKSDGHKLLMLKELIDPFASSLMTPIEQHPVLVARLNLDVDLRVKRDDLYPSPGGGSKARKIKYIMRDLIAQGHDVLVTNGGPQSNHARASAVACSLLGIDCHLVLVIEKGVQYKETGNLLLMRMSGATIEFCEKDQLSERMDQAIKSYENKGRSPFYVWGGGHSVAGTIAYVEAAKETQLQCSDWIPDYLVVASGTGTTQAGLTIGYENQPTRIIGISVARDAVRGTQVIHDSIKSYFDHSELDAPHLTVDFRDEWTCGGYEKTNPTLLEIVQQSARSGLIVDPTYSGKALLGMLELIKRRVIRTGSKVLFWHTGGLMNLQASELTGRSVSL; translated from the coding sequence GTGAAGAACGATGAAAAATTTACGATTGGTTGGGTGAACGCTGCCGAAAAAAGAACGCACGTGCCGACCTTGCTTAAGCAATTTGGTGACATTCTGCCGACGCCTCTAAGTGAGCGTGTCAATTTGGATGCTTACGCTGACAAATTGATTAATAGTGCAGACATCGCAATTGCAAATGTTAATGGAAAGAATGTTGGTTGTATTGTGCTATATGCTAACGATACGGAAGATTGGAGATCATATTGTCCGCTCCTTTCCGTGCTTCCAACTCACCAAGGAAAGGGTATTGGTAGTTCTTTGACATCCCGAGCGATTTCTCTAGCACGACAACGGGGAATGAGATCGATGCAACTTGAAACAGAGGTTGACAATCGTTCCGCTCAAAAGCTGTATCGCTCGTTTGGCTTTAACAACTTAAAAAGTGATGGTCACAAACTTTTAATGCTAAAAGAGTTGATTGACCCATTTGCCTCATCTCTAATGACACCGATTGAACAACATCCTGTATTAGTAGCCAGGCTGAATCTAGATGTTGATTTAAGAGTAAAACGTGACGACCTATACCCATCACCAGGTGGAGGGTCAAAGGCGAGGAAAATTAAATACATCATGAGGGACCTGATTGCTCAGGGGCACGATGTATTAGTTACAAACGGCGGTCCACAGTCGAATCATGCACGTGCGTCGGCTGTCGCGTGCTCGCTCTTGGGTATTGACTGTCACTTGGTACTCGTTATTGAGAAAGGCGTCCAATATAAAGAAACTGGCAATCTCCTGCTGATGCGGATGAGCGGTGCGACGATTGAGTTTTGCGAGAAAGACCAGCTATCTGAACGAATGGATCAGGCAATTAAATCATATGAAAATAAAGGGCGAAGTCCTTTCTATGTCTGGGGCGGCGGTCATTCTGTTGCAGGGACGATTGCTTACGTTGAAGCGGCGAAAGAAACACAATTACAATGCTCCGATTGGATTCCAGACTACCTTGTCGTTGCTTCAGGAACCGGCACAACACAGGCTGGGCTCACGATTGGCTACGAAAACCAACCCACACGAATTATTGGTATTTCCGTAGCTAGAGACGCCGTTCGTGGAACTCAAGTTATTCATGACAGCATAAAGAGTTATTTTGATCATTCCGAGCTTGATGCCCCCCACCTTACTGTTGACTTTCGCGATGAATGGACTTGTGGTGGATACGAAAAGACAAACCCAACACTTCTAGAGATTGTTCAGCAATCAGCTAGGTCAGGATTAATTGTTGACCCAACGTATTCAGGCAAGGCGTTACTTGGGATGCTTGAATTGATCAAGCGACGCGTAATTCGGACTGGAAGCAAAGTCTTGTTTTGGCATACCGGTGGACTGATGAACCTTCAAGCTTCCGAGTTAACAGGAAGGTCTGTCTCATTGTGA